The Carbonactinospora thermoautotrophica sequence CGCACTCGCCCGACGCTAGCGGGCGCCCGCCGCGGGGGGTGACCGACGCGCCGTCACCGCGACCAGGTCGTGCCCGCACCCGGTCGTCCCGCCCTCCGGGGCACGGGCCATCTGGTCGTGCAACCTTTTCCGCCCCGGACTTGTCTGAAGAACGAGCGTCAGCAAATTATCTGCCGCTCGTATCACAAGTGATGGGTTTCTTTCCCACGAAAAGGGGGGAAGTGAAGCTTTCTACTGCCCTGGGAACTGTGCTCCTCGTCCCGGCGCTGGCCGTCGCGGCCATCGCCGCCCCGGCCGCCGGGACCGTGGTGACCACGAGCCCCGACACCACGGCGAGCCCCGACCCGACTGGGACCCCGACCGACACTCCGACCGACACTCCGACTGGCACTCCGACCGACACTCCGACCGACACTCCGACCGAGACCGCGAGCACCACCCCGACCGAGACCGCGACCACCAGCCCGCCGGCGAGCACCACCCCGACCGAGACTCCGACCGACAGCCCGACGCCGACGCCGTCGTCCACGACCACGCCACCGGCGGAGTCCCCGATCGAGGCCGCGATCACGGGGTTGCCGGGTAAGCTGACGGCGGGCCGCACCTACACCTTCGCGGTTTCCTTCAAGAACCCCACGTCCGAGGCGATCAACCTCGGGGCCATCGTGGGCTTCGGCTTCGACGGGCTGCGGAAGAAGGACGTCCGGCTGGAGGTGCGCCACGGCGGTGAGTGGGTCAAGGCGCCGCTGGAGGGCATCGAGGACGGGGAGCTCGACGGCCTGGTCTTCGGGCCGGTCAACGAGGAGCCAGTGGAGCTCGCGGCCGGCGCCACGCGGAGCTGGGACCTGCGGGTGACGTTCCTGACCGACGGTCCGCGCGGTGAGGGTCTCGCCGCGCTCTGGGGCTTCGACGTCCAGAACGACGAGGACGTCGAGCTGGTGGCGGAGGCCTACCAGAGGCTGGAGCTGGTGGGCAAGACCGGCCAGCAGGACCCCGGCAAGAAGTGGGACAAGGACAAGGACGACGTCTCGCAGAACGTCGATGAGGTCAAGGACAAGGCGCTCGCCCAGACGGGTGCCAACGACAGCTTGGTCCTCGTCGGCGCGGTCGGCGCGGCGCTGGTGGTCGCCGGTGGCGCGGCCTTGTTCGCCGTCCGTCGCCGCCGCAGCACCCCGGCGCAGAGCTGATCTGAAGGCGATCTGGTGCCACCGGCGCTCGCCGGTGGCACCGTGCTTTTCCGGGGCGCGCCGTCGGCTGGCGGCGCGCCGGGCCACGAACGGCCGGGGCGTCAGCGCCGCCGGGCGTCCAGCTGCGCGTACCCCCGGGCCACCGCGTGGCGCAGGGCCTCGGGCGGGTAGGGCCAGTCGCCGGCGGCCAGGGCGTCGGCGAGCGGGACCCCGGCCGCGTGGAGGCCGCGGATCTGCTCGGCCACGGCGCGGAGCCGCGCGTGCTGGGTGACCACGAAGTCCCGGCCCACCACGTCGCCGTGGCCGGGCACGACCGTGGCGTCCGCGCCGACCAGGGCGAGCAGCGCGGCGTCGGTCGCCGGCCAGTCCAGGGGATAGGAGTCGTCGCCGTACGCGGGCGGCGCGGACTCCTCGACCAGGTCGCCCGCGTACACCACGGACGCGTCCGGCACGAGCACCACCAGGTCGTGGTCGGTGTGCCCGCGCCCCAGGAAACGCAGCTCGACCACGCGGTCGCCGAGGTCGAGCTCGGCCCGGTCGGCGACCAGGTGGCCCGGCGGCACGATCTCCAGCCCCGCCATCTCGGCCGCCCAGTCCGGGCCCTGGGCCGCCAGTTCGGCGCGCATCCGGGCCGCGTACCGGTCCAGGTACGGCGGCAGCCCCCGCTGACCCCACAGCTCGGCCGCCCGGAACCGGGCGTTGCCGAAGCAGTGGTCGTAGTGGCCGTGCGTGTTGACCACCCAGCGGGGCTCGGTGACGCCGAGCGCGCGCAGGTCGGCCCGCAGCTCGGCCGCCTCCCGGTAGCCCGACCGGGTGTCGATCAGCAGCGCCCCGGCCGCGCCCAGGACGACGCCCACGTTGAGGTCCAAGCTCTCGTACCGGCGGCGGTAGCAGCGGTCGCCGACCTCGTCCCAGCTCATGGAGGGATCGTGGCACGGGTGATTACGCCGCGGCTCGTGCGCGTCCCAATGGCGCCGAACCCCACGTACACTGGCACTCTGGAGGGTCGAGTGCCAGAGCTAACCCTGGTTTGAATCTCGGGAGGTGCGCACATGCTCGACGAACGCAAGCTCGAGGTGCTGCGCGCCATTGTCGAGGACTATGTCGCCACCCAGGAGCCGGTGGGGTCGAAGGCCCTGGCGGACCGGCACAACCTGGGTGTGTCCCCGGCGACGATCCGTAACGACATGGCGGTGCTCGAGGAAGAGGGTTACATCACCCAACCGCACACCAGTGCCGGTCGGGTGCCCACCGACAAGGGATACCGTCTGTTCGTGGACCGGCTCACCACGGTCAAGCCGCTGTCGGCGGCCGAGCGGCGAGCCATCCAGACCTTCCTCGACGGCGCCGTGGACCTGGACGACGTCGTGAACCGCACGGTGCGGCTGCTCGCGCAGCTCACCCAGCAGGTCGCGATCGTCCAGTACCCGTCGCTCACGCGGTCGACGGTGCGCCACATCGAGCTGCTGCACTTGCCGGCGAACCGGATCCTCATGGTGGTCATCACGAACACCGGCCGGGTCGAGCAGCGCACCGTCGAGGTCACCGACCAGGTCGACGACGACCTCCTCGCCAACCTGCGCAGCCGGCTCAACAGCACGCTCGTCGGCAAGCGGCTGACCGAGGCGCCGCAGTTGATCGCCAAGGTGCCGGAGCAGTTCCCGCCGGAGGAACGAGGGGCGATCGCCGGGGTGCTGTCGACCCTCCTCGACGCCTTGGTCGAGCACCAGGACGAGCGCTTCGCGTTGGGCGGAACGGCGAACCTGGCTCGGTTCGGCCAGGACTTCAAGCACTCCATCCGCCCGGTGCTCGAGGCGCTCGAGGAGCAGGTCGTGCTCCTCAAGCTGCTCGGGGAGGCGACCGACACGACCCAGCTCACCGTGCGCATCGGGCATGAGAACCCGTACGAGAACCTCAGCTCCACGTCGCTCGTCGCGGTGGGGTACGGTCCCAAGGACGAAGTGATAGCCAAGCTCGGCGTCGTCGGGCCGACTCGGATGGACTACCCGGGCACGATGGGGGCGGTGCGCGCGGTGGCCCGGTACGTCGGAAAGATCGTGGCAGGGGCCTAGGTGGCAACCGACTACTACGCGATCCTGGGCGTTCGGCGGGACGCCACGCAGGAAGAGATCAAAAAGGCGTACCGCCGGCTCGCCCGCGAGCTCCACCCGGACGTCAACCCGGACGAGAAGACCCAGGAACGCTTCAAAGAGGTGACGAAGGCGTACGAGGTCCTCTCTGACCCGCAGAAGCGGCAGATGTACGACCTCGGCGCCGACCCGGCCAGCCCGAGCGGCGCCACCGGCGGCGGTTTCGCCGGCTTCGGGTTCAGCGACATCATGGACGCCTTCTTCGGCGGCATGACGTCGCGTGGCCCGCGGTCCCGCGTCCGCCGCGGGCAGGACGCGCTGATCCGGGTCGAGGTCGACCTCGCCGAGGCGGCGTTCGGCACGACGCGGGAGATCCGGGTGGACACGGCGGTGTTGTGTCCTAACTGCCAGGGCGAGGGCACCGCCCCGGGCACTCACGTGACCACCTGCGACATGTGCCGTGGCCGGGGTGAGATCAGCCAGGTCACCCGGTCGTTCCTGGGCCAGGTGATGACGTCGCGGCCGTGCCCGCAGTGCCAGGGCTTCGGCACCATGATCCCGCACCCGTGCCCGGAGTGCGCTGGTGACGGTCGGGTACGTGCCCGCCGGACGCTCAACGTGAAGATCCCGGCCGGCGTCGACAACGGCACCCGGATCCAGCTCGCCGGCGAGGGCGAGGTCGGTCCCGGCGGCGGCCCGGCCGGCGACCTGTACATCGAGATCATCGAGCGGGAGCACCCGGTTTTCCAGCGGCGCGGTGACGACCTGCACTGCACGGTCAAGCTGCCGATGACCGCCGCCGCCCTGGGCACCACCGTTCCGCTGCAGACCCTGGACGGCGAGGAGCAGATCGTCATCCGGCCCGGGACCCAGTCCGGCCAGACGATCAGGCTGCCTGGTCGCGGTG is a genomic window containing:
- a CDS encoding LPXTG cell wall anchor domain-containing protein, with the translated sequence MLLVPALAVAAIAAPAAGTVVTTSPDTTASPDPTGTPTDTPTDTPTGTPTDTPTDTPTETASTTPTETATTSPPASTTPTETPTDSPTPTPSSTTTPPAESPIEAAITGLPGKLTAGRTYTFAVSFKNPTSEAINLGAIVGFGFDGLRKKDVRLEVRHGGEWVKAPLEGIEDGELDGLVFGPVNEEPVELAAGATRSWDLRVTFLTDGPRGEGLAALWGFDVQNDEDVELVAEAYQRLELVGKTGQQDPGKKWDKDKDDVSQNVDEVKDKALAQTGANDSLVLVGAVGAALVVAGGAALFAVRRRRSTPAQS
- a CDS encoding MBL fold metallo-hydrolase, whose protein sequence is MSWDEVGDRCYRRRYESLDLNVGVVLGAAGALLIDTRSGYREAAELRADLRALGVTEPRWVVNTHGHYDHCFGNARFRAAELWGQRGLPPYLDRYAARMRAELAAQGPDWAAEMAGLEIVPPGHLVADRAELDLGDRVVELRFLGRGHTDHDLVVLVPDASVVYAGDLVEESAPPAYGDDSYPLDWPATDAALLALVGADATVVPGHGDVVGRDFVVTQHARLRAVAEQIRGLHAAGVPLADALAAGDWPYPPEALRHAVARGYAQLDARRR
- the hrcA gene encoding heat-inducible transcriptional repressor HrcA is translated as MLDERKLEVLRAIVEDYVATQEPVGSKALADRHNLGVSPATIRNDMAVLEEEGYITQPHTSAGRVPTDKGYRLFVDRLTTVKPLSAAERRAIQTFLDGAVDLDDVVNRTVRLLAQLTQQVAIVQYPSLTRSTVRHIELLHLPANRILMVVITNTGRVEQRTVEVTDQVDDDLLANLRSRLNSTLVGKRLTEAPQLIAKVPEQFPPEERGAIAGVLSTLLDALVEHQDERFALGGTANLARFGQDFKHSIRPVLEALEEQVVLLKLLGEATDTTQLTVRIGHENPYENLSSTSLVAVGYGPKDEVIAKLGVVGPTRMDYPGTMGAVRAVARYVGKIVAGA
- the dnaJ gene encoding molecular chaperone DnaJ, yielding MATDYYAILGVRRDATQEEIKKAYRRLARELHPDVNPDEKTQERFKEVTKAYEVLSDPQKRQMYDLGADPASPSGATGGGFAGFGFSDIMDAFFGGMTSRGPRSRVRRGQDALIRVEVDLAEAAFGTTREIRVDTAVLCPNCQGEGTAPGTHVTTCDMCRGRGEISQVTRSFLGQVMTSRPCPQCQGFGTMIPHPCPECAGDGRVRARRTLNVKIPAGVDNGTRIQLAGEGEVGPGGGPAGDLYIEIIEREHPVFQRRGDDLHCTVKLPMTAAALGTTVPLQTLDGEEQIVIRPGTQSGQTIRLPGRGVPHLRGAGRGDLIVHVEVETPTKLDREQEELLRKLAKLRGEEQATGQFTPGHGGLFSRLRDAFKQ